From Kingella potus, a single genomic window includes:
- the gatB gene encoding Asp-tRNA(Asn)/Glu-tRNA(Gln) amidotransferase subunit GatB translates to MTWETVIGLEIHVQLNTKSKIFSGASTAFGAEPNAHASVVECALPGVLPVMNREVVAKAIKLGLALNAKINRKNVFDRKNYFYPDLPKGYQISQLELPIVEHGKLEIVVGDEVKTINVTRAHMEEDAGKSVHEGLNGATGIDLNRAGTPLLEVVSEPELRSAAEAVAYAKALHGLVTWLDICDGNMAEGSFRIDANVSVRPKGQAEFGTRREIKNLNSFRFLEQAVNYEVEAQIEILEDGGQVQQATMLFDPDKGETRVMRLKEDAHDYRYFPDPDLLPVIISDGQLQQARDEMPELPSEMAQRFVADYGVSEYDARLLTAGRFQAAFFETAAKTSGQGKLAANWVNGELAAALNKEGLELAQSPIDAARLAALIGKIADGTLSSKLAKKAFEAMWAEPEATVEQIIEKHGLVQITDTGAIEAMVDEVLAANAKAVEQFKAGNEKALNAIVGQVMKASKGKANPAQVQELVKAKLG, encoded by the coding sequence ATGACCTGGGAAACCGTAATCGGACTGGAAATCCACGTCCAGCTCAACACCAAATCCAAAATTTTCAGCGGCGCATCCACGGCGTTTGGCGCGGAGCCGAACGCCCACGCCAGCGTGGTGGAATGCGCGCTGCCCGGCGTGCTGCCGGTGATGAACCGCGAAGTGGTGGCCAAAGCCATTAAATTAGGCTTGGCATTGAACGCCAAAATCAACCGGAAAAACGTGTTCGACCGCAAAAACTATTTCTACCCCGACCTGCCGAAAGGCTATCAGATCAGCCAGTTGGAATTGCCGATTGTGGAACACGGCAAGCTGGAAATCGTGGTGGGCGATGAAGTGAAAACCATCAACGTAACCCGCGCCCACATGGAAGAAGACGCGGGCAAATCGGTGCACGAAGGCTTGAACGGCGCAACGGGCATCGATTTGAACCGTGCCGGCACACCGCTGCTGGAAGTGGTGTCCGAACCGGAATTGCGTTCCGCCGCCGAAGCGGTGGCCTATGCCAAAGCCCTGCACGGCTTGGTAACGTGGCTGGATATTTGCGACGGCAATATGGCCGAGGGTTCGTTCCGCATCGATGCCAACGTATCGGTGCGCCCCAAAGGCCAGGCCGAGTTCGGCACGCGCCGCGAAATCAAAAACCTAAATTCGTTCCGCTTTTTGGAGCAGGCGGTCAACTACGAAGTGGAAGCGCAAATCGAGATTTTGGAAGACGGCGGCCAAGTGCAGCAGGCCACCATGCTGTTCGACCCCGACAAAGGCGAAACCCGCGTGATGCGCCTGAAAGAAGACGCGCACGACTACCGCTATTTCCCCGACCCCGATTTGCTGCCCGTCATCATTTCAGACGGCCAGTTGCAGCAGGCACGCGACGAAATGCCCGAGCTGCCGTCTGAAATGGCGCAGCGTTTTGTGGCCGATTACGGTGTGAGCGAATACGATGCGCGGCTGCTGACCGCCGGCCGTTTTCAGGCAGCCTTCTTTGAAACCGCCGCCAAAACGAGCGGACAGGGCAAGCTTGCGGCCAACTGGGTGAACGGCGAATTGGCTGCCGCGCTCAACAAAGAAGGTTTGGAGCTGGCGCAAAGCCCGATAGACGCGGCACGTCTGGCCGCCCTGATCGGCAAAATCGCCGACGGCACGCTGAGCAGCAAACTGGCGAAAAAAGCCTTTGAAGCCATGTGGGCCGAACCCGAAGCCACGGTGGAGCAGATCATCGAAAAACACGGTTTGGTGCAGATTACCGACACGGGCGCGATTGAAGCGATGGTGGACGAAGTGCTGGCGGCCAACGCCAAAGCGGTGGAGCAGTTCAAAGCGGGCAACGAAAAAGCCCTCAATGCCATAGTCGGCCAGGTGATGAAAGCCAGCAAAGGCAAAGCCAACCCCGCTCAGGTGCAGGAGCTGGTGAAAGCCAAACTGGGCTGA
- a CDS encoding sulfite exporter TauE/SafE family protein: MDWTANDWIIVCFFVIGALLHGITGFGYPIVGTAVIAGFYPLKTAVAMVVLPCLVINIMMLRTGEGFKHNILTYGRSFFPLFASSFVGGLIGIGLLLFLPESGLKIFLCLTLLFYVFTQYSRFRIRFKKDNITMAVFGFFAGIVGGATNAIVAFLMIYLLGTDRNKTEMVMANNISILITKLIQIVMLFPVIAAFGQKDWLLLSAVIVISLGFMYVGNHIRHRLPQRIFNHAVAAMLLALGLYAGYQGYQGMAA, encoded by the coding sequence ATGGATTGGACTGCGAACGACTGGATTATCGTCTGCTTTTTTGTCATCGGCGCACTTTTGCACGGCATCACCGGCTTCGGCTACCCCATCGTCGGCACCGCCGTGATTGCCGGCTTTTATCCGCTCAAAACCGCCGTGGCGATGGTGGTGCTGCCCTGCCTGGTCATCAATATTATGATGCTGCGCACCGGCGAAGGGTTCAAACACAATATTCTGACGTATGGCCGTTCCTTTTTTCCCTTGTTTGCCAGCAGCTTTGTCGGCGGGCTGATCGGTATCGGCCTTTTGCTGTTCCTGCCCGAGTCCGGCCTGAAAATCTTTCTCTGCCTTACCCTGCTGTTTTACGTTTTCACCCAATACAGCCGCTTCCGCATCCGCTTTAAAAAAGACAACATCACCATGGCCGTTTTCGGCTTTTTTGCCGGCATCGTCGGCGGTGCCACCAACGCCATCGTTGCCTTTCTGATGATTTACCTCTTGGGCACCGACCGCAACAAAACCGAAATGGTGATGGCCAACAACATCAGCATCCTGATTACCAAGCTCATCCAAATCGTGATGCTGTTTCCCGTGATTGCCGCTTTCGGGCAGAAAGACTGGCTGCTGCTTTCGGCGGTGATTGTGATTTCTCTGGGCTTTATGTATGTGGGCAACCACATCCGCCACCGCCTGCCGCAGCGCATTTTCAACCACGCCGTCGCCGCCATGCTGCTCGCACTCGGTCTGTATGCCGGCTATCAGGGCTATCAGGGCATGGCCGCATAG